The genomic DNA CTGACACGTTTGAAGGCGAAATGCGTCGCAGTCTTGAAAACATCCGCAAGGTGCTGGCTGGCGCCGGGTTAACCTTTCAAGACATCGTGCAGACCCGCAACTACGTCGGCTCACAGGAAGACCTCGCTGAATTCAACAGGATCTACGCCGAATACTTCGAACAGCCCTATCCGGCACGGACGACCTTGATGGGCTGTTTGGGAACGCTGTTGAAATTCGAGATCGACGTCGTCGCCGTAGCACCGCAGAGCTAACGCAAGTTGGGCTGGCAGGGCGACGATAGGATCGCTGGCGTTACACGCTCTTCAGCTTGCGGAACTGGAAGGCACAATAGATCGCGACAAGGCCAAACAGGATGGCAAAGCCACCGCTGAAGCGGATCAGCAGGCTGGCCGAAAAGAGCGGAGCCAGGGCGAGAACGATACCAAACAGGATCGAGAAAACGCCGTCCAGGATCATCCATCCCTCGCCCTCGATCGCTTTGCGTTCGCGAATCGCGACGACGATCTCCAGGATGCCGCTGAAGATCGAACCGGCAGCGATCAACAGCACGACGGTCACCGCTGCTACGGTACCGATCAACGCCGGATGCCCCGCAGCAAAACCGCCGGCGACGAGCGCTAACACGCCGCGGAGGATCGTCCAGCCGCGCGATTCGGTCCAACCGGCGAGACCCGCGACGATTGCCAAAATTCCGTCAGCGATCAAAAAGCAACCGATCATGAAGGCCCACGCCAGTAGCGTCAGGCCTGGATTGAACAGAGCGTACAGGCCCAAAACGATCAGCAGGATGCCGCGCAACAGCAGGATCCACCAGGTGGATCCAATTGCGTTCAGGATCGGATTTTCGGTGCTGACGGGGGCGGGGCTGTCGTTTGTCGATGACATTGTTTCGGCTTCCTAATGAGTGATTTGTGCGTTACCGCAGATGGACGACTTGGTTGCTGACATATAGTCCAAGCGAGCGGCTTACGTTAGCTCGTTCCCACGTTGCGCTCGTCTCGCGAGAGAGCAGATTGCGTGGCGGTCGCTGGCTGCCCGGTTTCGGAGCTTGAGGCTGGTTGGGATACGCGGTGATTGGAGGTTCCAACGTGGTGGAATCATACCTCCCATTAGCAGATTGGGCGAACCCAAACGTCCTTTGGGAAAACGAACCGGCAGAAATCCGGCGCGATAGCAGTTCAATCGCACGATTGGAGCGGATTTGTTGGTGACGTCGGTTGGCATTGGCTGTCCTGGCGCCGCGACCGGAGCACGAATCGGGAGCGGTTTGGAACCGTAAACCGCCCGGCTTCACTTTTCATCGAATCGACGATCGTTTAGAAACAGGGTTGAAAGGAACCTCTGCCCGTGACCGACTCAAATACATCCATCGAAACGAAGCCCGCCGCGCCAACGATCGGTTGGTCGGGGTACCGTTGGCTGCTGACCGCTGCCGTGGGACTATTGACCCTCGGATGCGTAGCGATGTTGTTGTCGGCGAATCAGTCGACGACGACGCCGATCGCGACGTTTGAGGTCGTCAATGTTTATCCGCACGACCCGGCAGCGTTCACGCAAGGTTTGGCCATCGACGGCGGGCGGATGTACGAGGGGACGGGGCAATACGGCAGCAGTTCGCTGCGGCGCGTCGAGCTTGCGTCGGGCAAGGTGCTGCAGAGTATCTCGCTGAACCGCGATCTGTTTGGTGAAGGGATCACGGTCTGGAAAGATTCGATCATTCAATTGACGTGGAAGAAACGCCGTGCTTTTGTCTTCGATCGCGATACCTTTCAACATCGCAAGACGCTGCGGTACGCCGGCGAAGGCTGGGGGCTGACCCATGACGGCACGCATCTGATCATGAGCGATGGGTCGTCGCGGTTGCGGTTTCTCGATCCCGAGACATTCCGCGAGGTGCGACAGATCACGGTTCACGATGGCCGACGTCGGATCGACGACCTCAACGAACTGGAGTTTGTCGAAGGGGAGATCTTTGCGAACGTCTGGTACAACGATTCGATCGCCCGCATCTCGCCTCAAGACGGTCGCATTCTCGGCTGGATCGATCTCCATAATCTATGGCCAGCCAGGCAACGGCCAACCCGAGAACACGTTCTCAACGGGATCGCTTACGATCGCGAAGCAAAGCGATTGTACGTCACCGGAAAAAATTGGCCCAAGCTGTACGAAGTCCGGATCGTCGACGCGAACTGAATCCGCTCGATCCGCTGCGGTTTGCAGCGTCGCCATTCACTGCGAGGGTCTGTCTCGCGGCAAGTCGGCCGAAAACCACGCTCGCGGGCTTAACTAAATAGAAGACCAGTGGCTCTTCGCAGCTGGCGGTTTCTATTCGCGGCGTGATGCATGATCCGTTACACTGGGGAGAACCGTTACTAACGCGAGTGATTCACGTTAGCCCCCCCAGAGTCCCCTTGAGTCGACGTTAAAGTAGCCGACGATGCCGCAGTTGCGGTGGCCGCTTGCCGTGGAACTCGAGGCCCGCATGGATCGAATTGCACAGGCAAGCCGCATGAACCGAATGCGTTCGTTCGCTTTTGGCGTACTTTTTCTAGCGATGCTTCGTTGCTCATCAGCTGCCGACGAGGCGACGCCCGAGCAGATCGAGTTCTTCGAAGCGAAGATCCGCCCGGTTTTGGTGGAACATTGTTACGAATGTCATAA from Rosistilla oblonga includes the following:
- a CDS encoding HdeD family acid-resistance protein; protein product: MSSTNDSPAPVSTENPILNAIGSTWWILLLRGILLIVLGLYALFNPGLTLLAWAFMIGCFLIADGILAIVAGLAGWTESRGWTILRGVLALVAGGFAAGHPALIGTVAAVTVVLLIAAGSIFSGILEIVVAIRERKAIEGEGWMILDGVFSILFGIVLALAPLFSASLLIRFSGGFAILFGLVAIYCAFQFRKLKSV
- a CDS encoding glutaminyl-peptide cyclotransferase codes for the protein MTDSNTSIETKPAAPTIGWSGYRWLLTAAVGLLTLGCVAMLLSANQSTTTPIATFEVVNVYPHDPAAFTQGLAIDGGRMYEGTGQYGSSSLRRVELASGKVLQSISLNRDLFGEGITVWKDSIIQLTWKKRRAFVFDRDTFQHRKTLRYAGEGWGLTHDGTHLIMSDGSSRLRFLDPETFREVRQITVHDGRRRIDDLNELEFVEGEIFANVWYNDSIARISPQDGRILGWIDLHNLWPARQRPTREHVLNGIAYDREAKRLYVTGKNWPKLYEVRIVDAN
- a CDS encoding RidA family protein; the encoded protein is MKPFKTIQNPDVPVSHLPFSPAVQVGQFVFVSGQASVDDTGKLITDTFEGEMRRSLENIRKVLAGAGLTFQDIVQTRNYVGSQEDLAEFNRIYAEYFEQPYPARTTLMGCLGTLLKFEIDVVAVAPQS